GGCAGCTCGCCCGGTACGCCGCCGCCACGGCCGCCACCGACCCCGCCGGCACCGCCGCCCCCGTTGGTCTGGCCGAAGGCGAGGTTGTGGTCCCACGCGACGACGGTCATCTGCCCGGCCTCGGCGTCCCAGCGCAGGAACGAGTTGTTGCCGGGGCCGGCGATGTCGTCGAAGTTGCCCACCAGGTCCTCGAAGGCCAGGTACGTCGCGAAGGCGTCGACGTCGAGACGCTCGGCCAGCCCCTCGGCGAACTCCTCGTCGGAGGACTCCTCGAGCCACTGCAGGAACTCGGTGAGCGGCGCGTAGTCCTCGGTGCCGGCCTCGATGTCGAAGACGTCCTCGTAGGCGGCGGCGTCGTCACCGCGGTAGGAGTAGTCCCCACCTGCCTCGGCCTTGTAGAGCGTGCCGTCGGTCCCGAAGGTGGCCTCGTCCCACCGGTCGTCGAGGTCCTGCACCATCAGCCGCAGGCTCGACTCGCTGTCGTTGGCCGAGAAGCTGATGCTGGCGGCCTCCTCGCTGGCCAGGCCTGCCTCCTCAAGCAGCTCGAGCGCGACCGCCTCGTTGAGCGCGGTCTCGCTGGTGTTCGAGCGGACGACGAAGCGCTCCCAGCCGTCGAGGCTCTGGCCGTCGACGAACTTGTCGAGGTCGATGAGCCACGGCAGGTCGACCGCGTCGGCGTCGGCGTCGACCCCGCGCAGCGAGCTGTTGCCCTTGAGACGGATCCCGGCGTCGCTGAAGGTCTGGCCGTCGATCGTCACGTCGGCGGTGAGCCACTCCTTCTCGCTGCTCTCCTGGTAGGTCGCCAGCATCTCGGCGTACTCGTCCTCGTCGATGTCGAGCTCGACCTCGTGCACGCTGGTGGAGTCCCAGACGCTGCCCTCGGCGCTGGTGGCGGAGGTCGCGGCACTGGTGACGCTGCAGGCGCTCAGTGCGCCGACGCCCAAGGCCAACGCCGCCAGGGTGGCGGCGCCGCGGCGTCGTACGGCGCGGGTGAAGGGGGTCGTGGGTCTCATGCGGACTCCTGTCCGTGGCTGTAGGTGAGGTGGGGCTGGAGGTGGCGGGTGCTGACCCGGTGCCACCGGTGGGCGGGCAGGCCGGGGTGCAGCAGCGCCAGGCCGGTCGCGTACTTGGAGATCCGCTCGGGACGGTGCCCCTGGGTCCACAGCGTCCGGTCGACGCCGCTCCGGGCGCCCGGCGACTTGGTCTCCACGACCGCCAGGCCCGCTACCCGCGCCGTGCCGGCGCCCTCGGGCAGCGACCAGGCGAGGTCGACGTCGATGGTGACCCGTGAGCCGGAGCCCGGGAGCCAGAGCGTGGTGCGCACGTAGGTGGTGCGCAGGGTCGGGCGCAGCGTGGCCACGTCGACGTGCTCGAGGCCGGCGCCGTCGAGCTCGGCGCCGACGAAGGCGCCGTCGTGGCGCGAGAGCGCAGGGTGGGCGCCCGCGACCGGGGCGACGTCGCGGGGCACGCGTGCCTTCACCGTCGCGCCCCTCGCCCCGCGGGTCTTGACCTCGGTGAAGGCCACCCCGGTGTCGAGGTAGTGGCGGGCGCGGATC
The Nocardioides marinisabuli genome window above contains:
- a CDS encoding polyphosphate polymerase domain-containing protein, with the protein product MTATIEPLATLGDPLARIDLLAATSLEELAQDAALMTRTDRKYVVPAASLPDLLVALEALDPGLRVLEIEGRRRHRYDSTYLDTPELEAYWRAARGRRHRFKIRARHYLDTGVAFTEVKTRGARGATVKARVPRDVAPVAGAHPALSRHDGAFVGAELDGAGLEHVDVATLRPTLRTTYVRTTLWLPGSGSRVTIDVDLAWSLPEGAGTARVAGLAVVETKSPGARSGVDRTLWTQGHRPERISKYATGLALLHPGLPAHRWHRVSTRHLQPHLTYSHGQESA
- a CDS encoding CotH kinase family protein → MRPTTPFTRAVRRRGAATLAALALGVGALSACSVTSAATSATSAEGSVWDSTSVHEVELDIDEDEYAEMLATYQESSEKEWLTADVTIDGQTFSDAGIRLKGNSSLRGVDADADAVDLPWLIDLDKFVDGQSLDGWERFVVRSNTSETALNEAVALELLEEAGLASEEAASISFSANDSESSLRLMVQDLDDRWDEATFGTDGTLYKAEAGGDYSYRGDDAAAYEDVFDIEAGTEDYAPLTEFLQWLEESSDEEFAEGLAERLDVDAFATYLAFEDLVGNFDDIAGPGNNSFLRWDAEAGQMTVVAWDHNLAFGQTNGGGGAGGVGGGRGGGVPGELPEGAELPDGAELPEGAELPEGAGPPLGGERPEGLVAPADGERPEGGPGGGEGGMGSNILSERFLADDGFAALYDAAVEDLQAELFDDGSAQEVLDAWTEVLTAQAGDLVDSSTVETEAEAIASYFDGHAVDETDDGPVVGG